One Rhodococcus sp. P1Y DNA window includes the following coding sequences:
- a CDS encoding DUF308 domain-containing protein: MSTSTIAPTFPIHRLYAVRAVAAIVWAALLTAVGSADGVATGESVSAAVVALLIAYPLIDAVATLAEIRIRRPSAPTPLVVNAIISVITAIVLGASVSHGSDAALRVFGVWALVTGLIQLTVATLRRRRSGLGQLPMMLSGFISSLAGIAFVQMSTMSEPKLTVLAGYAVAGAVFFLISAWRLRSQQDA; the protein is encoded by the coding sequence ATGAGCACGTCCACCATTGCCCCCACATTCCCCATCCACCGTCTATATGCCGTACGCGCCGTTGCAGCCATCGTCTGGGCAGCCCTGCTCACGGCCGTCGGCTCGGCGGACGGAGTGGCGACGGGGGAATCGGTGTCAGCTGCAGTTGTGGCGCTACTGATCGCCTACCCGCTCATCGACGCCGTCGCCACCCTTGCCGAGATTCGAATTCGTCGACCGTCTGCACCGACCCCGCTCGTCGTCAACGCGATCATCAGCGTGATCACCGCAATCGTGCTGGGCGCCAGCGTAAGTCACGGCTCCGATGCGGCGCTTCGAGTGTTCGGCGTTTGGGCGCTCGTGACCGGGCTTATCCAGCTCACCGTCGCGACCCTGCGACGCCGCCGAAGCGGACTCGGACAGCTGCCGATGATGCTCAGCGGCTTCATCTCGTCCCTTGCGGGAATCGCATTCGTTCAGATGTCGACCATGAGTGAGCCGAAGCTGACCGTCTTGGCCGGCTACGCCGTCGCGGGCGCAGTATTCTTCCTGATCTCCGCCTGGCGCCTGCGTTCGCAGCAGGACGCCTGA
- a CDS encoding DUF2613 domain-containing protein, which yields MKFAVPGVIAAVVGAVLGAGVVFGVTAAASDNTRPEIDRSGNADSSLLNQVEYGSR from the coding sequence ATGAAGTTCGCTGTCCCGGGAGTAATTGCTGCGGTAGTCGGCGCGGTGCTGGGGGCCGGAGTCGTGTTCGGAGTCACCGCGGCAGCGTCGGACAACACTCGTCCCGAGATCGACCGCTCCGGCAACGCCGATTCTTCGCTGCTGAACCAGGTTGAGTACGGCAGCCGCTGA
- a CDS encoding TetR/AcrR family transcriptional regulator: MAPKNPTQTETRPSEARDRLLSTAAGIFYADGIRTVGVERIIAAAGVTKATFYRHYPSKEDLVLAYLRTEDETIRAHLESLVPTVGPVDLLREVVDLIAQQLMLPGYRGCAFINAAAEYSDSSGPVRRLVHEHRDWFHQFVADAFDRSGHYDPQGGADHFVLMRDGAMVGGYLSDPASAGDVLRRGIEGVIRTIHGEWPGQPVTE; the protein is encoded by the coding sequence ATGGCGCCGAAAAACCCAACGCAAACGGAAACCAGGCCGTCCGAGGCACGTGATCGCCTGCTCTCCACGGCTGCGGGCATCTTCTATGCAGACGGCATTCGGACTGTGGGGGTCGAGCGGATCATTGCCGCTGCCGGTGTCACGAAGGCGACCTTCTACCGTCACTATCCCAGCAAAGAAGACCTTGTTCTTGCATACTTGCGCACCGAAGACGAGACCATCAGGGCTCACCTCGAGTCACTCGTGCCGACTGTGGGCCCAGTGGATCTGCTGCGCGAAGTAGTCGATCTCATTGCGCAGCAACTGATGCTTCCCGGATACCGCGGCTGCGCGTTCATCAACGCCGCCGCCGAGTACTCCGACTCGAGCGGACCGGTACGCCGACTGGTCCACGAACACCGAGACTGGTTCCATCAATTCGTGGCCGACGCCTTCGACCGCTCAGGCCACTACGACCCACAAGGGGGCGCGGACCACTTCGTGCTCATGCGGGACGGCGCAATGGTGGGCGGATACCTGTCCGACCCCGCCTCCGCGGGCGACGTCCTCCGCCGAGGAATCGAGGGTGTCATCCGTACGATCCACGGTGAGTGGCCGGGTCAGCCGGTGACCGAATGA
- a CDS encoding TetR/AcrR family transcriptional regulator, whose product MAGGTKRLPRAVREQQMLDAAVDVFSDNGFHNTSMDAIAKQASISKPMLYLYYGSKDELFAACIHREGVKFVEALTPAADPSITPREQLRRALLGFLGFVGENRKSWMVLYRQAIGQTAFASQVQSSRDRLIELTARLLEMSTKDPGPEQNFALMAVALVGAGEAVADRVAGGEIEVDAAADLLENLAWRGLAGKKTAPTN is encoded by the coding sequence ATGGCTGGCGGCACCAAGAGATTGCCCCGTGCCGTTCGAGAGCAACAGATGCTCGACGCGGCCGTCGATGTGTTCTCCGACAATGGTTTTCACAATACGTCCATGGACGCGATCGCCAAGCAGGCCTCGATCTCGAAGCCGATGCTGTACCTGTACTACGGGTCGAAGGACGAACTGTTCGCCGCGTGCATCCATCGCGAGGGCGTCAAGTTCGTGGAGGCCCTCACTCCCGCTGCGGATCCGTCGATTACCCCTCGTGAGCAGTTGCGACGGGCACTGCTGGGGTTCCTGGGCTTCGTCGGCGAGAACCGCAAGTCGTGGATGGTGCTGTATCGCCAAGCGATCGGTCAGACCGCGTTCGCGTCGCAGGTACAGAGCAGCAGGGACCGCCTCATCGAACTCACGGCTCGCTTGCTCGAGATGAGCACGAAGGACCCCGGGCCCGAACAGAACTTTGCTCTGATGGCTGTCGCACTGGTCGGCGCAGGCGAGGCCGTCGCAGACCGCGTCGCAGGTGGGGAAATCGAAGTCGACGCCGCCGCCGACTTGTTGGAGAACCTCGCATGGCGCGGTTTGGCCGGTAAGAAGACCGCGCCGACGAACTGA
- a CDS encoding acyltransferase family protein, which yields MSTPTDQLPRSVVPLRGFIPSLEGMRAFAALGIIVTHVAFQTGAASSPVMGRIWGRFDLTVAIFFALSGFLLWRPHAAQARGQGSAQPIARYLWSRAVRILPAYWVVVTLVLLFLPNTGGSWRVWAANLSLTQVFVPLTLTEGMTQMWSLSVEVAFYLLLPVLGLAMAGLRGEGARFRIPVLVVAAVVTLSWAFVPVATPDAIHHDNWLPGYFPWFAAGMVLAEYSTRRETWLHRLAARRVVVAVIAVVAFAASATPLAGPQGLVRPEPWQFEVKIVLGAVLAFALLAPLVLAGEHVAHRFLSHPVTLALGRWSYGIFIWHLVILAMVFPVFGIVPFSGHFVLVLMVTVVLSIPVAAASYALVEEPARRLMRYAPGEPSEKQLSRTGT from the coding sequence ATGAGTACTCCGACCGACCAGCTCCCACGCTCCGTCGTACCGCTTCGAGGGTTCATCCCGTCGCTCGAAGGGATGCGCGCGTTCGCGGCGCTCGGGATCATCGTCACGCACGTCGCATTCCAGACGGGCGCCGCGAGTTCACCCGTCATGGGCCGGATTTGGGGTCGCTTCGATCTGACCGTCGCGATCTTCTTCGCGCTGTCCGGGTTCCTGCTGTGGCGTCCGCACGCAGCACAGGCGAGGGGGCAGGGCTCGGCGCAGCCGATCGCGAGGTACCTGTGGTCGCGTGCGGTTCGCATTCTCCCCGCGTACTGGGTGGTCGTGACGCTCGTACTTCTTTTTCTGCCGAACACGGGTGGCAGTTGGCGGGTGTGGGCCGCGAACTTGTCACTGACGCAGGTGTTCGTGCCGTTGACCCTGACCGAGGGCATGACTCAGATGTGGAGCCTGTCCGTCGAAGTGGCGTTCTATCTGTTGCTGCCGGTGCTCGGCCTGGCGATGGCGGGATTGCGAGGCGAGGGCGCGCGGTTCCGAATTCCTGTGCTGGTAGTCGCGGCCGTGGTCACCCTGTCGTGGGCGTTCGTTCCTGTGGCGACTCCTGACGCCATTCATCACGACAACTGGCTCCCCGGTTACTTCCCGTGGTTCGCAGCTGGAATGGTGTTGGCGGAGTACTCGACGCGACGGGAGACGTGGCTGCACCGGCTCGCAGCGCGCAGAGTGGTCGTAGCGGTCATCGCTGTGGTGGCATTCGCGGCGTCGGCCACGCCTCTCGCCGGTCCACAAGGTCTGGTCAGGCCGGAGCCGTGGCAGTTCGAAGTCAAGATCGTGCTCGGGGCCGTGCTCGCGTTCGCGCTACTCGCGCCGCTGGTGCTCGCGGGCGAGCATGTGGCGCACCGCTTCCTGTCCCATCCCGTCACGCTCGCGCTCGGGCGGTGGTCCTACGGAATCTTCATCTGGCACTTGGTGATTCTGGCGATGGTCTTCCCGGTATTCGGAATTGTTCCGTTCTCGGGGCACTTCGTTCTTGTCCTGATGGTGACCGTCGTCCTGTCGATCCCGGTCGCCGCGGCGAGTTACGCGCTCGTCGAGGAGCCGGCACGGCGGTTGATGCGCTACGCGCCAGGCGAACCGTCCGAAAAACAACTGTCACGCACGGGTACGTAG
- a CDS encoding alpha-(1->3)-arabinofuranosyltransferase: MSTAAADASASISSEPLGRRWLLGVSTLALLLSFLQVPGYTVADTKYDLTQNPLGFLARASHQWTSQAPLGQVQNQAYGYFFPHGAFFALGDVLSIPPWITQRIWWALLLIAGFWGIIRLAEALGIGSRSSRIIAATAFALSPRVITTLASISSESMPMMLAPWVLLPIVLAFRASGPVVRLSAPEGTYSRHWRGTPLANSAPPGLRMLAAQSALAVALMGAVNAVATAAACLVGVVWILCHRPNRRWLIFSGWWTGFLVLATLWWIVPLLLLGKVSPPFLDYIESSGTTTQWASLAEILRGTSSWTPFVSPERVAGAVLVTQPAAVVATGVIAAAGVVGLAMRSMPGRGRLTVVLFVGIVGLTAGYVGGLGSPIADTVRLFLDSAGAPLRNVHKLEPLVRIPLVLGLAHLLGKVPMPGSVPGRTWRAAITHPERDKMVAVAGLVLVALTFSTSLAWTGKLAPRGAYEAIPEYWHETADWLTEHASGTSPDGSDAQRALVVPGAPFALQTWGLTRDEPLQALATTPWAVRDSIPLTPPGAIRALDSVQRLIADGRSSAGLADTLLGQGIHYVVVRNDLDPETSRSTRPAQVHAALDGSPGLEKVAQFGDDITAGSVEGFTVDGDLRPSYPAVEIYAVESPTTVSGPYTVDLDRVPFVQGGPESVQRLNEERRSGAPSPVPQGPVILASDAAAADLPVRDVTVTDTPMNRETDFGQVDNHNSALRSKDEPRRSLNAVGDYPVYGADTVDGEWEGARITASSSASDSTQIGGTKPGSGVAAVVDGDLATSWVSNGIESAVGQWLQLDFDEPISGGLLNLRTSPGTIGDPVKWLEVTTPNGSTATRIDKPGEKMTVSLPGGETPWVRITAKSTVDGTRGSQFGISELTVDDYSNRDDPQQVSIVHRAVLPTTPEAAHVTSWELAQEFPGRSGCLDTEDRIRCSSGLSVPPEELGRFSRTLSVPVGTAVLPELTLRTRQSPELEALLSQPGRPVASGASDVGDLQGSAFAATDGDDRTAWTAPEKSIETRAGTQPTLTITLPEPTLVDGLTLTPSLGALPAHPTAVAVDLGGGAQVREVDPHTPSTIELFPQVTDRIVLSIVDWDDVLDKNSLGFVLPQPPGVAEVTVLSGGREVGTPLDEQRPITVACDVGPIMSIAGQTVRASVTATAEQLRSGEPLKATVCEGPFPVPNETLNPIPLPEGRQDIVVDPGAAFVVDGVRLRTMPVPATSPTSSAPQAAETTAWDADHREITVGDSDEDRLIVVPESNNSGWRATSGGQDLKPVTVNGWQQGWIVPAGISGTVTLAYPSDTWYRMGIFGGLFLLIPLVFFAFRRSSSTTDGAPTPWRSRVLGMAALAVAVTVIAGLGGIVTTAVVAVGAVLANRRFGPDATAKSLVVVAGLGTLLATALLSKGPWRHPDGYIGHSSLIQLAALVALVAVAVSALRTRA; encoded by the coding sequence TTGAGTACGGCAGCCGCTGACGCTTCTGCTTCGATCTCTTCCGAACCACTCGGTCGTAGGTGGCTGCTCGGCGTCTCGACCCTTGCCCTCCTTCTGTCGTTCCTTCAGGTCCCCGGCTACACCGTCGCCGACACCAAGTACGACCTGACGCAGAACCCCCTCGGATTTCTCGCACGCGCGTCCCATCAATGGACGTCGCAGGCACCGCTCGGCCAGGTTCAGAACCAGGCATACGGATACTTCTTCCCCCACGGTGCTTTCTTCGCACTCGGTGACGTCCTGTCGATTCCGCCGTGGATCACGCAGCGCATCTGGTGGGCGCTGCTGCTGATCGCCGGTTTCTGGGGAATCATCCGGCTCGCCGAGGCGCTGGGTATCGGCAGCAGAAGCTCGCGCATCATCGCGGCGACCGCATTCGCGCTGTCCCCTCGTGTGATCACCACGCTCGCATCGATCTCGTCGGAATCCATGCCGATGATGCTCGCGCCGTGGGTACTCCTTCCGATCGTGCTGGCATTCCGGGCCTCCGGCCCAGTGGTGCGATTAAGTGCCCCCGAAGGCACTTATTCGCGCCACTGGCGTGGAACGCCCCTGGCAAACAGCGCTCCACCAGGGCTGCGCATGCTCGCGGCTCAGTCTGCGCTCGCTGTTGCACTGATGGGCGCGGTGAACGCCGTCGCCACCGCAGCCGCATGTCTCGTCGGGGTGGTCTGGATTCTGTGCCACCGCCCCAACCGCCGGTGGCTGATCTTCAGCGGCTGGTGGACAGGATTCCTCGTCCTCGCGACCCTGTGGTGGATCGTGCCGCTTCTGCTCCTCGGCAAGGTCAGCCCACCGTTCCTCGATTACATCGAATCCTCCGGCACGACAACGCAGTGGGCGTCGCTCGCCGAGATCCTGCGCGGCACCAGCAGTTGGACCCCGTTCGTCTCTCCCGAGCGGGTAGCGGGTGCGGTTCTGGTGACCCAACCCGCAGCAGTGGTCGCGACGGGTGTCATCGCCGCTGCGGGTGTCGTCGGACTTGCGATGCGGTCGATGCCCGGCCGCGGGCGCCTGACGGTCGTGCTGTTCGTCGGCATCGTCGGCCTCACTGCGGGATACGTCGGCGGGCTCGGCTCGCCCATCGCCGACACCGTGCGCCTGTTTCTGGATTCGGCAGGCGCTCCTCTGCGCAATGTGCACAAACTGGAGCCGCTCGTACGAATTCCGTTGGTACTCGGCCTTGCACACCTCCTCGGAAAGGTCCCGATGCCGGGGTCCGTGCCGGGCAGGACGTGGCGGGCGGCCATCACTCACCCCGAGCGGGACAAGATGGTCGCCGTCGCGGGCCTCGTACTCGTCGCGCTCACGTTCTCGACTTCCCTTGCGTGGACCGGAAAGCTGGCCCCCCGCGGTGCTTACGAGGCCATTCCCGAGTACTGGCACGAAACCGCCGACTGGCTCACCGAACACGCGTCGGGAACCTCGCCCGACGGCTCGGACGCCCAGCGCGCACTCGTCGTACCCGGGGCACCGTTCGCACTGCAGACCTGGGGTCTGACACGCGATGAGCCGCTACAGGCGCTCGCGACGACTCCGTGGGCTGTGCGCGACTCCATTCCGCTCACTCCGCCCGGCGCAATCCGCGCCCTCGACTCGGTTCAACGCCTCATCGCCGACGGAAGGTCCTCGGCCGGGTTGGCAGATACCCTTCTGGGACAAGGGATCCACTACGTTGTCGTACGGAACGATCTCGACCCCGAGACGTCTCGTTCGACTCGACCAGCCCAGGTCCACGCGGCCCTGGACGGTTCGCCCGGACTCGAGAAGGTAGCGCAGTTCGGCGACGACATCACCGCGGGATCGGTGGAGGGATTCACCGTCGACGGCGACCTGCGGCCGTCTTATCCGGCGGTGGAGATCTACGCGGTGGAGTCGCCGACGACGGTGTCGGGCCCTTACACCGTCGATCTCGACCGCGTCCCGTTTGTTCAGGGCGGCCCCGAGTCCGTACAGCGTCTGAACGAAGAACGACGCAGCGGCGCACCGAGTCCCGTCCCGCAGGGGCCGGTGATCCTCGCATCCGATGCCGCAGCCGCTGACCTCCCGGTCCGCGATGTCACGGTGACCGACACACCGATGAACCGCGAGACCGACTTCGGTCAGGTGGACAACCACAATTCGGCACTGCGATCCAAGGACGAACCGAGACGCTCCCTCAACGCGGTCGGAGACTATCCCGTGTACGGTGCCGACACCGTCGACGGCGAATGGGAGGGCGCGAGAATTACCGCGTCGAGCTCGGCGTCGGACTCCACCCAGATCGGCGGAACCAAACCGGGGAGCGGCGTGGCAGCGGTCGTCGACGGCGATCTGGCCACCAGCTGGGTCAGCAACGGTATCGAAAGCGCTGTGGGGCAGTGGCTTCAGCTCGACTTCGACGAGCCGATCTCCGGCGGCCTCCTGAATCTGCGAACCAGTCCCGGCACCATCGGCGACCCCGTCAAGTGGCTGGAGGTCACCACGCCCAACGGCAGTACGGCAACCCGCATCGACAAACCGGGCGAGAAGATGACGGTCTCGCTTCCCGGCGGCGAGACACCCTGGGTACGTATCACCGCCAAGTCCACGGTGGACGGCACACGGGGAAGCCAGTTCGGAATCAGCGAATTGACCGTCGACGACTACTCGAACCGCGATGACCCACAGCAGGTTTCGATCGTCCACCGCGCCGTGTTGCCGACGACACCAGAGGCCGCTCACGTGACGAGCTGGGAACTCGCTCAGGAGTTCCCCGGTCGATCCGGATGCCTGGACACCGAGGACAGAATTCGCTGCAGCAGTGGACTTTCCGTGCCCCCAGAGGAACTCGGTCGATTCTCCCGCACGCTGTCCGTTCCGGTGGGCACCGCGGTACTTCCAGAGCTGACGCTACGCACCCGCCAAAGCCCCGAACTGGAAGCCCTACTCTCCCAACCCGGTCGACCGGTCGCATCGGGCGCCTCCGATGTCGGAGATCTGCAGGGATCGGCGTTCGCGGCGACCGACGGTGACGACCGAACGGCGTGGACAGCCCCTGAGAAGAGCATCGAGACCCGAGCAGGCACACAACCGACGCTGACGATAACCCTGCCCGAACCGACTCTCGTCGACGGACTGACTCTCACCCCAAGCCTGGGCGCTCTGCCCGCCCATCCCACAGCCGTTGCCGTCGATCTCGGCGGCGGAGCGCAGGTCCGCGAGGTCGATCCGCACACACCGTCGACCATCGAGCTGTTTCCCCAGGTGACCGACAGGATCGTTCTGTCGATCGTCGACTGGGACGACGTGCTGGACAAGAACTCGCTCGGGTTCGTCCTTCCGCAGCCCCCAGGTGTGGCCGAGGTGACGGTCCTGTCCGGCGGGCGTGAAGTCGGCACTCCGCTCGACGAACAAAGACCCATCACCGTCGCGTGCGACGTCGGGCCGATCATGTCGATTGCCGGGCAGACAGTGCGCGCTTCGGTGACAGCTACTGCCGAGCAGCTCCGTTCGGGTGAACCGCTGAAGGCAACCGTCTGCGAGGGCCCGTTCCCGGTACCGAACGAAACCTTGAACCCAATTCCGCTTCCGGAAGGCCGTCAGGACATCGTCGTCGATCCCGGGGCAGCATTCGTCGTCGACGGTGTTCGGTTGCGCACCATGCCTGTTCCGGCCACCAGTCCCACCAGTTCGGCACCGCAGGCGGCGGAGACCACCGCATGGGACGCTGACCACCGCGAGATCACCGTCGGCGACAGCGACGAGGACCGACTGATCGTTGTGCCGGAGAGCAACAACTCCGGCTGGCGCGCAACATCCGGCGGACAAGACTTGAAACCCGTGACGGTGAACGGCTGGCAACAGGGTTGGATCGTTCCTGCGGGCATCTCGGGCACAGTGACGCTCGCCTATCCTTCGGACACCTGGTATCGAATGGGAATCTTCGGCGGACTCTTCCTTCTGATCCCGTTGGTGTTCTTCGCATTTCGGCGCAGTAGTTCCACTACCGACGGTGCGCCTACTCCGTGGCGCAGTCGCGTGCTCGGAATGGCCGCACTCGCAGTGGCGGTGACGGTCATCGCTGGACTCGGCGGAATCGTCACCACAGCGGTTGTCGCCGTGGGTGCAGTTCTGGCCAACCGACGCTTCGGGCCCGACGCCACCGCGAAATCCTTGGTCGTGGTGGCCGGCCTCGGGACGCTGCTGGCTACGGCCCTGTTGTCGAAGGGCCCCTGGCGTCATCCCGACGGCTACATCGGGCATTCGTCGCTGATCCAGCTCGCGGCCCTGGTAGCCCTTGTGGCCGTTGCCGTCAGTGCGCTACGTACCCGTGCGTGA
- a CDS encoding universal stress protein has translation MPADLILIAYDGSDNAKRAIEYAGRFLTTTRAIVVTAWEPMVRQAARMSGLSGVMQPEWVPDDQAEDVALTDAKVTNEEGVRLAEQAGLQVEGHCAECTTAIWSAIVEKADDLDVDIIVTGTRGTTGLRSLLQSSVADHVLRHSHRPVLIVPPGK, from the coding sequence ATGCCTGCAGACTTGATCCTCATCGCGTACGACGGTTCCGACAACGCCAAGCGAGCCATCGAATATGCGGGGCGGTTTCTCACCACGACCCGAGCCATCGTCGTCACCGCGTGGGAGCCCATGGTGCGTCAGGCCGCTCGCATGTCCGGGTTGTCCGGCGTCATGCAGCCGGAATGGGTGCCGGACGACCAGGCCGAGGACGTCGCACTGACCGACGCGAAAGTGACCAACGAAGAGGGTGTGCGGCTCGCCGAACAGGCAGGTCTCCAGGTCGAGGGCCACTGCGCGGAATGTACGACGGCCATATGGAGTGCAATCGTGGAGAAGGCCGACGATCTGGACGTGGACATCATCGTCACCGGCACGAGGGGAACGACGGGGCTACGTTCACTGCTGCAGAGTTCGGTCGCCGACCATGTGCTCCGGCACAGTCACCGGCCGGTCTTGATCGTTCCGCCGGGTAAATAG
- a CDS encoding MaoC/PaaZ C-terminal domain-containing protein, translated as MSVVQLKEQPKTSEIYTSAALGALPFLGSKSNSAPSTVYELRGLRVDPDNLAGYCRATGLRFGDTLPVTYPFTLVFPTVMKLMVSKGFPFAAMGSVHAENVIEQYRNISSSEPLDIRVHAENLREHRKGLLIDVISEVSVGRELVWKQVSSFLSLQKTSLSGGPREAPPADEVPPPPTRTLRVDQKTISKYAAISGDRNPIHVSSLGAKAFGFPRTIAHGMWSAAAVLQVVEGRIPDKVTYNVRFGKPIILPATVNLYADSVGAGWDLSLKNPKKGYPHLTATLR; from the coding sequence ATGAGCGTCGTACAGCTCAAGGAGCAGCCGAAGACGTCGGAGATCTATACCTCCGCCGCGCTCGGGGCACTACCGTTCCTCGGCTCGAAGTCCAACTCGGCTCCGTCGACGGTCTACGAACTGCGCGGCCTCCGCGTCGATCCTGACAACCTAGCCGGGTACTGCCGGGCAACCGGATTGCGTTTCGGCGACACTCTGCCGGTGACGTACCCGTTCACGCTCGTGTTCCCGACGGTCATGAAACTGATGGTCTCCAAGGGCTTTCCGTTTGCTGCCATGGGATCGGTGCACGCGGAGAACGTCATCGAGCAGTACCGAAACATCTCGTCCTCGGAGCCTCTGGACATCCGGGTTCACGCGGAGAACCTGCGTGAGCATCGCAAGGGACTGCTGATCGACGTCATCAGCGAAGTGAGCGTCGGACGCGAGCTCGTGTGGAAGCAGGTGTCGAGCTTCCTGAGCCTGCAGAAAACCTCACTGTCCGGTGGTCCTCGCGAGGCACCGCCTGCCGACGAGGTGCCGCCGCCCCCGACCCGCACGCTCCGAGTCGATCAGAAGACCATCAGCAAGTACGCAGCCATTTCGGGTGATCGCAACCCGATCCATGTCTCGTCCTTGGGCGCCAAGGCCTTCGGCTTCCCCCGCACCATCGCCCATGGAATGTGGAGCGCCGCGGCGGTACTCCAGGTGGTCGAAGGTCGCATCCCGGACAAGGTGACCTACAACGTTCGGTTCGGCAAGCCGATCATTCTGCCTGCGACGGTCAATCTCTACGCCGATTCCGTCGGTGCAGGCTGGGATTTGTCTCTCAAGAACCCGAAGAAGGGGTACCCGCACCTCACCGCGACGCTGAGGTAG
- a CDS encoding glycoside hydrolase family 3 N-terminal domain-containing protein: MTKFRSPVGIAAVVLGVGFTASCGAGGTEVAAVSTTPSSSAVTSTTEVPPPAPVDACAAFVGTLTERQRLAQLLTVGVTGTADAVDIMQREQVGGIFIGSWTDSTTLANGEVPQINDASAVPPMVTIDEEGGRVSRVEDLLGTDPSARETALTKTVDETYQMALERGRGLKELGVTVDYAPVVDVSSQPDDSVIGDRSYSDDPAVVVQYAGAYAQGLRDAGVQPVIKHFPGHGSGSGDSHTGAVTTPGIEELRQSDLLPFAQLSGTGVGVMVGHLDVPGLTAPGEPASISPAVMSLLRDGVGYGAAPFTGPIFTDDLSGMAAITERLGIVAAVEAALVAGADVALWLTTDDVPQVLDNLEDAVATGRLDAAQVDTSAATVARFKGAC; the protein is encoded by the coding sequence ATGACGAAGTTCCGCTCACCCGTGGGAATTGCAGCTGTTGTGCTCGGCGTCGGTTTCACGGCCTCGTGCGGAGCCGGCGGTACCGAGGTTGCGGCAGTATCCACGACGCCGAGTTCCTCCGCAGTCACGTCGACCACCGAGGTTCCGCCGCCGGCCCCGGTCGACGCCTGTGCGGCGTTCGTCGGGACGTTGACCGAGCGTCAGCGATTGGCGCAGCTGCTCACCGTCGGTGTGACCGGAACTGCCGACGCCGTCGACATCATGCAGCGAGAACAGGTCGGCGGGATCTTCATCGGGAGCTGGACGGATTCGACGACGCTCGCGAACGGCGAGGTACCGCAGATCAACGACGCCTCTGCGGTGCCTCCGATGGTGACGATCGACGAGGAAGGCGGGCGCGTCTCACGCGTCGAAGATCTTCTCGGAACCGATCCGTCAGCGCGGGAGACGGCCCTGACGAAGACCGTCGACGAGACGTATCAGATGGCCCTCGAACGTGGCCGCGGCTTGAAGGAGCTGGGGGTGACCGTCGACTACGCACCCGTCGTCGATGTCAGCAGCCAGCCCGACGACTCTGTCATCGGAGACAGGTCGTACTCGGACGATCCGGCGGTCGTGGTGCAGTACGCAGGCGCATATGCGCAGGGCCTACGCGACGCGGGCGTGCAACCCGTCATCAAGCACTTCCCGGGACACGGCTCAGGATCGGGAGATTCGCATACGGGTGCGGTGACGACACCTGGGATCGAAGAGCTTCGACAGTCGGATCTGCTGCCTTTTGCGCAGTTGTCCGGCACTGGCGTCGGAGTCATGGTCGGACATCTGGACGTGCCAGGGCTGACGGCTCCCGGTGAACCGGCGAGTATCAGCCCAGCGGTCATGTCGTTGCTGCGCGACGGTGTGGGTTACGGAGCGGCGCCGTTCACCGGGCCGATCTTCACCGACGATCTCAGTGGGATGGCCGCCATCACCGAACGGCTCGGCATCGTTGCCGCGGTCGAGGCGGCATTGGTAGCGGGCGCGGACGTCGCACTGTGGTTGACCACCGACGACGTCCCCCAGGTCCTGGACAATCTGGAGGACGCTGTGGCGACGGGACGGCTCGATGCCGCCCAGGTCGACACATCCGCTGCCACCGTCGCCCGGTTCAAGGGTGCTTGCTAG